A stretch of the Gemmatimonadota bacterium genome encodes the following:
- a CDS encoding type II toxin-antitoxin system Phd/YefM family antitoxin: protein MKVYTYSEARQRLARLLDEARERGEIRIKRRDGSEFAVRPVRPGGSPLDVPGVQTGLTREDIIAAVRESRERSPKVSG, encoded by the coding sequence ATGAAAGTCTACACATACTCGGAGGCGCGGCAGCGCCTAGCTCGGTTGCTCGATGAGGCACGTGAGCGCGGCGAGATTCGGATCAAGCGTCGCGACGGCAGCGAGTTTGCCGTCCGCCCGGTGCGTCCCGGGGGCTCTCCGCTTGACGTGCCGGGCGTCCAAACGGGCCTGACTCGGGAGGACATCATTGCTGCTGTGCGCGAGTCGAGAGAG